Genomic DNA from Musa acuminata AAA Group cultivar baxijiao unplaced genomic scaffold, Cavendish_Baxijiao_AAA HiC_scaffold_806, whole genome shotgun sequence:
acatttaggatcgaaaaatgaattttgtcataaaaaccatcaagaccaaaaaatcatcatgtataactttacaatctcatgcataaaatcatcaaatcatagcatcaaaactttcaatagtttcattacaacatcaagtaaggttttattgaacataattttgaatgattcttatagatatttaaaatttctttagttttactttatatgattgactttatattagcatgcttcaaatttttgttcttatgtcaaaactatacatcatgtttgaaaaccaaagataaggttcataaaaaaatcatcaaaccttccattcaaaagtcatgcatcgtcattgaaaatcaatatggaaatcgtcaaagtacaaattcttgcttctcaagcacatatataagattaatcttactaggtgtataagcattatatttatatctaacattttattgcattaacataacacaagcaattttcaagaaaattaatcctaaactaaattaaaaataactcaagaaagtattatgtaatttcgaaataaattagtgggattttgattacctcattgttgaaagagggtgaggcatagtttgccacctcgcctttcttgattttctcctcgtcttcggaagagctcaattcatcccaacttttgttcttcttgcgttcaaagcaagtagttccattctttttgctttttaatttttgtttcattagtagtttaagttcaccatcacttgagcttatgctcgagtggtcttcatgtgttctatgtcccaaatccttcctatcatttggaaggttgttctcgagtttcttttttgtcacattgttcatttcgtaggtcattagagacccaataagttcttcgagagggaatgttttaaggtccttggcctcttgaatggccgtaacttttggatcccaactttttggaagggatcttaagattttagtgactagttcaaaattagaaaaacttttaccaagagctttgagtccattgatgacatccgtgaaccgggtgtacatgtctccgatggactcacttggtttcatccggaaaagttcgtaagaatgcacaagaatattgattttggactctttcactcggctagtgccttcatgagtgacctctagagttctccaaatatcaaaagccgagtcacacatcgaaacacgattaaattcatttttgtcaagtgcacaatataaggcattcatagcctttgcatttagagaaaacatcttcttctccaaatcattccaatggttcattgggagagaagacatttcaaatccattttcgactatgtgccataaattcaaatccaaagaaagtaagaaaactctcatttgagttttccaacaagtgtagtccgtcccattgaaaaagggaggacgaatgagagaatgaccctcttgaaagccataaagagccatttctatttgggtgttaaaccaaagtagaaaaccgtggctctgataccaattgttaggatcggagcggcactaagagggggggtgaattagtgcagcggattaaaactttggttttaataaaaactttcgtacgataagaacggaacttgaaaagctttaatcttgaaaacgtattcttaaatatgtgcagcaaaagtaataaggaacttaaagcatataagaaggtttgcaataatgtaaatagcaataatgaaatgcaaaccaagaatcacgccgattttagagtggttcggtcaaatgacctactccacttgcgaggcccctcttcgatgaggctcccaccttccactagcaagtctcttgaaatggaagggtaaatacccctcttacaacttttacaagcggttcactctcttatagattttcaacaagaaagaaggaggtgaacactagcaaattgaaaacaagacaagctaacacttttctaaggcttttctctcaaacacttgctgctcaaaaagttgttctctcagctgagatttgaggggtatttataggcctcaagaggattcaaatttgggcttcaaaatttgaattatctttgggttcccgctgttggaggtgccaccgcccagccaagcggtgccaccgcccagggctcgggtgctgggcggtgccaccgcccagccaggaggtgtcaccgcccagctctcgggtggtgggcggtgccaccgcctacagtgttttcagcccgactacagtgttttcagccactagttgggcttcaatcttggctctctagttcgctggtttagcttaatttttagcctaaaccaactctgactttgggcccagttggcccataaccaggatataggattatctcttaatcctaatcctaattacaagtggactacataaccaaaacacatcctaagcaaattttcaaccgcgaacgtcgagtcttgttctggcgagctttccgacgaactttctgctgacgggcttctagcaagctcccgaacttgtgatgactttaatgagtagccgagccttctcggtgatctccgtgaacctccgacgatctcttcggcgaacttccgaaaattccgacaggttcccgatttcttctcggttggttctggcagcatctccgacgattcttcggactcttaaacgtccatcgaacttgactccggtattctcgctttgtgttttttggttatcgtagttaatcctgcacacacaagcaaacactccactccgatctagacaattattataacgcaaattgacattctgttgcccggcacgtcattggttggcgcttcatccgattcttcggtgcatcgtcctctcttgcagcttgttgcccaatcggcggttgacctccgcaaccccgatatccttggcgcaatttcgctctccttggcccgatgcccgacgcccgaagccttctgccatccaatatcctgacgtgatctcctccgacgcaacgtcaattcctcctgcgttaattgtctaatcctgatcgagtagacctgtatcactcaaaatgtagtcaaacatttaaacacaatcaattagtttcatcatcaaaatccgagattcaacaggtgccactcgggtggttctagggtgctgagatgactgATGTTTCACGTGcagcagcgggctgcagaaaacagcccgtggcacgcgGAAACGGAactgttttgggctgttctggggctattttgctcggttcgatgagcggtTGCACTATAGCACGGCAACTTGTTCGACCttacatttttataagcaaaatgacttaaaaccaagccaaaacatattgtcaagcagctgtacatgtagattagagcgacgaactgttcgttgaacgaagttgttgcgggtgcgcgatgaccgttcgtgacatgaaGTCATTGTCTATTAGTTCTTATGCAAAAAAGCTTATGAGGAGTTCAAACTTTACTTCCTAAGTATATCCATGGTCAACAATGACAATACCCCTCAAACTCAAGCAAAGAGAGGAGGAAATACTCGTAGATTTTGTCACTCGATTTATGAATGAGATCCGAGGTATGGTAGATGCATATTTGTCATTCATAATATAAACCTTTATGATAGGGCTAAAGCTCTGTCGCATCTTTTAGTCGTTAATAGAGAGATTACCTGCAATCAAACTAGAGGCACttcaaatggtcaatcaatataTTATTATCGAGACATTGGTCTCAAGAAGGCATAAGGAATCACACAAGAAGCCAAAGTAGGAGCAGTCATAATCCACCCTGATCCCGAGTTCATCACGATGAAAGATAAACGAACGACTCGAGGTATCTCGCCTAAGGTCCGAGTTGACCCCCCTAAATTTgactaaaattaaattttttctaTAGATAAAAGAGAATGAGCTCTTAAAAGATTCTTACTTGATGAAGAGACAGGTCCAAATACAATAGTTCTATTGGGATTGCAGCTACAACATAAAGGACCTACACCCTAACCTTAGGAGCTAATGAAGAAGCAATTGATATCATCATTTATAAACCCACCTCGGGGAGAGATAGCTCCTTGGGTTATAAGGATTATGCCCAAGCTACCATTAAAAAACACTTGAGGATGGAGGACATGTTGAGAAACCTTAGAGATCATCACATACGCAAtgaaaaataaatacaaaattgATTTCCTAAAACAAAAACATTGGATTGCCACGAGATGACCAGGAGTGTAAAACTCAAAATCAAAAAATTGTGTTAATAGAGTGAGACGTTCTCACCTAggcgagatcgtatatcccctaaACCATATATCTCAGTTCATGGTTGAAAGAGCTCTCACAAACTCTTATCTAATGATGATCTACATAGTAGACGCAACGATGATGCACCTCCTCGTGTAGCAGGTTCTCTCCTCGTGATCGTGCACAATCACACATTAGTAGTCAAAAGAAGGGGTGGCCCTCTTACTATTCTCTCACATCAAGGAGGGGCTCACGGTTGAAGGAGAGATGGGGAGGAGATAGGTGGCTGATGACTATAAAGTCTAGCCTATAACTTATGAAGCCTCAACTCCTATTTATATAAAGCTCCTACtgctaactctaatggatccaccTTATTAGGTATTAAATCCCTATCCAATAACTACTagcttaatggatattggatccTTATCCAATAATCACTCTAAGCTCTATTGGGTGTCATTTAATGGATCCGTTGaaacaggggcttattagatatctcatatccaatctTATATTCGTTGCATTGTCCATAATATGTGTATAACTCTTTAGACTCAATACTGAGCTAGTCGTGAGTTGTGTTAGTTATAAGTGCCTTAcaaatcaatcacatgagtgatgacattaGTAACACGCTGCGacaatctctttgcttattattattagtattttatcatatattatctagatgtatattataatgtccttagatctgtgcaatgagaatcggatcgtgatgagatcacaataatgagaccgattcatctttaaatacaTACGCTTAATCATTCCGGTCATATGTAACATAAGAagaatatcgagataaccggatagatcagtgcactatatatttatttatatgatggaGACGACTAGTCTCATAGTCACTCGTACGAGGACACTAAAGGTATTGTAAAAGTACTTATtgcagaatgagttcattgattcacttaagaaatactgaatgattaatgatacctgacgttagatagtgattccgtagtttaAGTTGTGTGTTTGATTCTTAGGCTTAGACATTaaagatgtcttatatgagtatttCATTCTTTGACGTTGGATTTACAGGTTTGAAAGTTCTAGATATAATATAATCGATTCTTACGAATAACAATTAACTTTACGAAGATAATTAAGTTCAAGATATCAAGAGTGAAATATCCGGTGTATCTTCGCTTAAATAATATcccgtaaattattatctccgtaCATGCCGCTCTCACGGGATTGCCTTGCGGTTTGTGTCACTTCCGGCCCACCTGTGTGTCCCATAAGCACCTCCAATAACAAGTCAGGTAAGAACATGGGCAATTCGTGAAGTACCGAGGCGGCACCTTCCGTAAATGGAACGGTGAGAGTGTCGAAGATGGGCGCCGCGAAGGAACATAACCGTCTGTTCCGGGACAGGCGATACCGCTTTTTGTAGTGGGTCTTTATGCTTCCCTTTGTGGGCGCCTTTGCCAAAAGCAAGGCGATAAGCCGATCTTCGCCAACTTCTTTTGGCCCTTCCTTCCCCAACCTCCGCCTGTCCCGCTCCGCTTCCGGGGACGGTAAGGAGACTCCCAGAAAGGTCGCCTCCATCCTCCGGCTTCAATCCCTCTGCTCTTCTCCTCTCGGTCGGTCCCCAAGATTTGTCTCATTGTGAGTTAAAGAGGGTTCTAGAAACCCTCCTGCGCTGCCATCTTTCCCCTGTTCTCGTTCCCTTTTCTCGCGGTTTATCGGCTCGAGTTCTTGAGGTTTCTTTTGCTGCGTTGTTTCGGATGGTCTTGTTTCGGTTGAGGGTGTGGGGTCTGTTATGTTTCTGTTGCTTTTTTCTTGTCCCCGAGAGGTTTGATTTTGCTTCGCGGTGCGGCGACGAGAGTTATGCTTGGCTTTCTTGCTCTTAGGGTTGTTGGTGGTTCGTTCTGAGCAGTGGAAGTTCTTGTTATGGATACTTCATATGCAGAGGAATGCGGTTATAGTGATCTTGATGAGGTTATCGAGTTTAGATTTCCTTGGAGGAAGCAGAGGATGAAACCAGCGAGTTTTTTAGCTTGTTGATGTTTGATGGTGGAAGATGACTTGAGAACGAAAGAGAGGCCCCAAGGACGGTTACCTCCTTCCACCGATTTCAAACCCTCTTCTCTACTATATCGGGGTTTCAATTTCGTTCGTTCTTCTCCAAGATTTGCCTCAATGTGagttcaagaaagttcaagaaacaCTCCTCCGCGGCTTCTTTCCCCTGTTTTCGTTGCTTTTCTTTCGGTTTATCAGTTCGAGTTCTTGAGGTTTCTTTCGCTGCATCCTTCTGTACAAGTGTATTTAGAAGATGTGTATTTAGCTTGCCTCAACAAATTGTGTATTTGACCTAAATAATTGTGCTTTTTATTGTTTACTTTTACAAATGCAGGCCAGTAAATTTGACTTAACGGTGATGATTTCATTTTCATATTCTAATTATCTTTGGCTATGTTTTCTTGAGCCTGTTCTTGTAAAGCATGTTTTGGATTGATTTCTGGATCATGGTTCTAAATTTGTAGTAATTGTTTTTGGGTTAGGTCCAAGACAGGTATGATATTTACCTTTTATTATTAGTCTTGTGCTCCTACTTGCATGATTTTGAAGCATCAGCATATTGACAATCTTTGATAACCTTAAAAAGGTCAAAATGACTTTTCAGTCAAGGACATGGCTATCCAATGGTACACTTTTCATGCTTTTAACCTAATTGATTTATCTGTGATTCTGGCAGCTTCCAATTCAAAGTTGACAGGTTATCATGTTTCTACATTTCCTACTCAAGCCAGATCAGTTCCTCCCTGTTTTCATCCTCAAGTTGCAGATGACATAATAGATCCACCGCTACTTAAGGTTTCAAAATCTGTTAACTCTTTCATCTTGCTTCATATAGTAGGAAATAGACATTCTTGTCATGCTTGTTGTAGAAGTTAGCATGCTAGAACAGTAATAACCATGTAAATGTTATCATTCAAAATGCAGGTTCTGGTCTTAACCCTGATTTTCATGGGTATGGTCATTTAAGTTCCCTTCGGGAGTTAGAAGCAAGCAGCAACTATGGTCATCTTGAGATAAATTGTCCGTCTACAACTGCAATTTGTGGTGACAATTTCTTGCAGTCAACTCAGCTTCTTTCTCCTCATTGTCGACCTATTTGAGCTGATTTTGGCAGAAGCAAAACGACGTTATCATATTTGGCTGATAACTCGCATGTATCAAATGAAAGCAGAGCTTCTGTCATGGATTACATGTCTTGGCAAAACAGAATGAACATTTGCAATGCTCCCCGGGGATCTTGTAGTATGGGCAGTTACACCGGAAGAGTGTCCAAGGTCACAGAAGGAAGTTTGTCTGATATTCTAAATAGCCTTATTCCTGGATCAAAATATGGATCTCTCCGATGAACATGATGTCTGCATGATTTACATGTCTAGTTATTGTAGTATCTCAAGTTGTGCACCAAATTATTGGAGTTGATATAGGTTTTGAAGTACATCAACTTgtgcatcgtcgtcgtcgtcgtaatGCTTGTGATCTTCAGCTGAAGCAATGCCAGCAGATGTCTCTTATTTTTCTGTTGAACTGTGGCCATGAGAGCTAGAATCACCATACCAGGGAGTGTTGGTTTGTTCCAAAGTTGATGATGTCCTCTTGAACTTAATGTGATGGTAAGGTGATTTCTGTTTGAATTCTTTGGTATTTTAAGAATTCGTTTGTTGCTAAAGATTTGACCATACTTGATTAATTTCCAAATAGTTACTTAGACTTGTATCTATGCATTCTGCTGGCATTTTATCAGTCTCATCATCTACTGTGACCTAATTGCATTTCCTGATGAGCTATCTACATCCTGCAGGACTATATGCCAAGGCAAGTAGGCCATGAAAGATTAAACTGGTGGTATGGATTCAGAGGGAGATGCGCTGTGAAAGGTAAATAAACTCGAATGCTttcagctgcagctgcagctgtgtACCAGCTTGGATTATATTCCGGATCACAAAACTTTTACTTGCATGTTATGATGATATTTGGGGATTTGCTTCAATATTTTTCAGTTAACCTGTGTTGCTGTGTCTCTCCGCCAAAAGGGTATCTTCACCACCTTTCGTCAGCACGAGCATGGGAATCACCCCTCTCACATTCATTTGGTGTCTTCCCGCGTTTAGGTACGTCATAAGCTCTCGCCATTCATTTCGTCAGCGTTGTAATAAAGgcaaataaaaataaagagaCAGCAAAACCACGACTTCTTCGGTTCGGATAAAAGCtaaacaacaataacaaattTTGTTGATGTGACTGGTTCTCACGGATAGGGCACACCTACAGTTTGGCAGAAGATCGAAGGGCTTTTCTTTGGTTGAGATGATGTATGATTTAGATTTCTTTATAGTCCCGTAGGTGAACCTTCGTTGCTCTTTCCCTTACTGTAGATTAGAGTAGTAATGAATCTATGAGCTttgaacaaagaaaagaaaatctaaatGCCCCACCAAATATCCGTGAGAGAAAAAAAGACATCTTCACAAGATTACTTCCATATAATATACAAAATTCTCACCTAATCTAAGATTATACAACTTTCGTAATGAAAATATCGTAATCATGATAATGCGTGCTTACGTGTctgaaggaaccacaaatcttatTACTTTAGGCCAAAGCAAATTATATATGTTTAGATATATAAATCTTCTCAAAGAAACTAATTGCACTGTTAAAAGTCAATGTCTTACCTGCTCCAGTTGATAAGATCAGTCCAACATCTCTATTTTAATATAGATGAACACCAGTCATTGGCCGTTTCTTTCCTAGATGGAGGGAGCAAATAAAGGGGAGAGCAATATAAATATCTTTTCTCTTTAGACCACCTTATTCCATGTGACATCTTAAGTCGTGCAATAATATATCATTCTTTTGTACATTGTTGTGAATTCGAAATATTTTTATGAGATAAATCTCTCTCTAGTCTATTTATATTTCTTCATCGCATATATGAATGAATATATGATGCATACCGTTCAAATCGAGTTTGGAATCTCAAAGAAGTCCTCACAAAAGGGAGCAGAGCAGCCGCCCCCACAAGGATTTAGCTTTTATTGTGATAATTACAACATACAAAGATCCCCACTAGTGTTGCGACTCCTTACGGCATAATACATATATCACAGATGCACACAGGAGAAGTTTGCAGCAAGCAAGTGCTGCTACTACATGACGGAGCAAGCAGTAGGGTTGTCATCGCTGAAGCGAGCGCGAGCCTCGTCTCCGATGATGTGGGTTTGTGACGGCTCCTGGTAGTAGCCATGCAAGCTGGAGTCGTCGTACCCGTGCTTGTGGTAGTTGTAAGACCGCGGAGCGACGTTGAAGAGGAGACGGTGAGCCGGGGTCGGGTGCTGCAGATGGTAGTACTCCTGCGCCTGGACGTTGGTCTCCGCGTTCAGAGGATACGGGCACAGCACCGCCGTGCACCTCGTCTTCCTCACCGCCTCGAGCACCTTCTTCTGGTCCGCCCACCCGATCACCGTCACCCTCTGCATCGCCATGTCTATCTCCACAGCGTCCACCCCTACAACACCATCACAGAAGCCATGAGCTCGGTGGACGGCGAAAGGTTCGGCGACGGTTCTTTGTACCTTGTAGCTTCGAGAGGGCCTTTCGTATCTTGTTCTCACACCCGGGGCAGTCGATGTGCACCCACATCTCCACCATCTGTCCATATTGTTCGGTAGAAAAAGGTTGGAGAATGCTCGATAGAGGAAACAGGATAAGGCAGAACGATAGAGGCTTAATTACCGGCATACTGCAGCACGTCTCGGGTCTGGAACAATTGGATGTCTTTGTGCAGAGTTGATCTTACACTCTACCCATAGATGTTTATATAGATAAAGCTGATCGAGTAGCATCGACGACTTGACAGTGACAGAAACAAGGCAGGCTTAGAATAAGGAAGATACCGTTTACCGAGTCTACGGGAACCAAATATACAAGTGTTGGTTCAACCGAGTCTACGGCGCCTCCCAATCGACAGCTGCCGCGGCTCACTTGAGCCTGTTTGCTTCTCTCCCGGTATCTGCGTGGAGAACTCGGTGCAGGTTGAGCGATCGGTCCGACAACACCAACCAAATCGCAGCCATCGAATCCTGGGTTCTGCCACAGGCAACGCTGCTGCTGAGACGGGGAGATCGAGTTAATGTTTGGTGGGGGAGCAGTTGAGGCGTCCACGTCTGCGTAGTATTTAGTGTATTTATTCCTCCAGCTTGGGCTTGCGGCGGGGAAGAGTTCGGGAGACTGTCGATATCGATGACGATGTCATCGGATTTAACTACTGCAAGTCCGCAGGCGGTTGTGTTGACTGCAGAGCTCTTCTTCCCAGTGAAGTCAGCTGGTTTTGTCTTTAATCATAGGCTGACTTGTTCCGAGGCAGTCAGTCTTAAACACCCAAGTAAAAGGATTAGTAACAGCTAGAAATGTCCACCACAGAAAACTTGGCTCCATTCACTTTCCCACACGATCATATTAATTAGCACACACAACAAAGACCGTACTAGACAAACAAAAAGTCCCTAACCGAGCGACAATAGGATAAAGACGAGCAAAGATACAGTCTTTTCTGCCTAAAACTGCGTTACTGAAGCATCATGGAGCTAAGAATTTTGCGGGGTAAAATGAACTCTGAAAGTTCAAACGAAGATCTCGCGGAGAGTGGCACCCATCAAGCGCCTAAATCAAGTATGTGCTTGGCCACTCTTGGGTATTTTCTTTAGCAACTTATACAAGCCAAATACATTCTTTTCTTGCCATTTATAGGGGATGAAGAATGATCGGTATGTGGCAGGCGACAGCTCTCTGTCCAGGAAAGGTATGGCCGCTAGTGTCTGAAACCATTAGATTATGGTCAGAACATGGCAAATGGTCACACTAACATGAGCTAATATGAAAGTTGAAGAAGAAACACCAGAGTTTACCTCCCAGGTTGACAAGTCAGTTCCTCGAGCAGGAAATGGTCGCTTCAGATCTAGCTCCACAAAGAAGGTACAGACTTCAGTGTCCTTCACCTGCGCATCCAGTCAAAGCAGGATTAGCATGGAAAACAAGATGGTGCAAGATCATATAACCAAGAAAATGGTAGGGATATTACGTATTGATCACCGGAAGCCTTGTTCTTGTCATTGAAATAAGGTGGGGCAGCTCCCATCCCTCCAAAACTAGAAttgaaaggaaatggaagaaGGCCCCTGAATCCATCATCCACCCATCGAACTTCGCTAACATATGATGGTACAAAAAACGAGGAAGGAAAACGGTGCCACTCACTTCCGACACAAAGCACAGAGCCTACATACGAAGATAAAACTATGTCAAATGCATGGATATAATGTGATTTCCCTTTTA
This window encodes:
- the LOC103987810 gene encoding heavy metal-associated isoprenylated plant protein 28; its protein translation is MPMVEMWVHIDCPGCENKIRKALSKLQGVDAVEIDMAMQRVTVIGWADQKKVLEAVRKTRCTAVLCPYPLNAETNVQAQEYYHLQHPTPAHRLLFNVAPRSYNYHKHGYDDSSLHGYYQEPSQTHIIGDEARARFSDDNPTACSVM